The Petropleomorpha daqingensis genome includes a window with the following:
- a CDS encoding ROK family transcriptional regulator codes for MPSERMDSLAAVLAAIRGGSGMTQPLLTQQVGLGRSVVAARIAELEAAGLVTQAGMGPSTGGRAPRQLRLRAEAGVVVGADIGATHMNVGIADLAGQVIGSVNEPMDIADGPEVVLSRVEQIVDELRAAHPDAGDVWGVGVGVPGPVEFSTGLPVAPPIMPGWDGYPIRQRMSRRFGAPTWVDNDVNLLALGELRSNPHATDAGDVLFVKIGTGIGAGLVSRGRLHRGANGCAGDIGHVAVAEAENVICRCGNTGCLEAVAGGAALAREGRRLAESGGSPVMAELLAAEGSIGTEHVTVAAERGDPAARALLAQSGRLVGSTLATLVSFYNPSLVVLGGGVVLAGDFVLAAVREAVYRRSLPLATRTLQIEFSSLGELAGLSGAVHLVLDELFAPSRLAQWLPRSSPAGNPELAAA; via the coding sequence GTGCCCTCAGAACGCATGGACAGCCTGGCCGCTGTCCTGGCCGCCATCCGCGGCGGCTCCGGGATGACCCAGCCGCTGCTGACGCAGCAGGTCGGGCTCGGCCGCAGCGTCGTGGCGGCGCGGATCGCGGAGCTGGAGGCGGCCGGGCTCGTCACGCAGGCCGGGATGGGCCCCTCGACCGGTGGCCGTGCGCCGCGGCAGCTGCGGCTGCGCGCCGAGGCCGGCGTCGTCGTCGGGGCGGACATCGGTGCCACCCACATGAACGTCGGCATCGCCGACCTGGCCGGCCAGGTGATCGGCTCGGTCAACGAGCCGATGGACATCGCCGACGGGCCCGAGGTCGTGCTGTCGCGGGTGGAGCAGATCGTCGACGAACTGCGCGCCGCGCATCCCGACGCGGGTGACGTGTGGGGCGTCGGCGTCGGTGTCCCGGGCCCGGTCGAGTTCAGCACCGGCCTGCCGGTGGCGCCGCCGATCATGCCCGGCTGGGACGGCTACCCGATCCGCCAGCGCATGTCGCGTCGGTTCGGCGCCCCGACGTGGGTCGACAACGACGTGAACCTGCTCGCGCTGGGCGAGCTGCGCAGCAACCCGCACGCGACCGACGCCGGCGACGTCCTCTTCGTGAAGATCGGCACGGGCATCGGCGCCGGTCTCGTCTCCCGCGGGCGGCTGCACCGGGGCGCGAACGGGTGCGCCGGCGACATCGGCCACGTGGCCGTCGCCGAGGCCGAGAACGTGATCTGCCGCTGCGGCAACACCGGCTGCCTGGAGGCCGTCGCGGGGGGCGCCGCGCTCGCCCGGGAGGGCCGACGGCTGGCGGAGTCGGGCGGCAGCCCGGTCATGGCCGAGCTCCTCGCCGCGGAAGGGTCGATCGGCACCGAGCACGTGACCGTCGCCGCCGAGCGAGGCGACCCTGCGGCGCGGGCGCTCCTGGCGCAGTCCGGCCGGCTCGTCGGCAGCACGCTCGCCACGCTGGTCAGCTTCTACAACCCCTCGCTGGTGGTGCTCGGCGGCGGTGTCGTCCTGGCCGGCGACTTCGTCCTCGCGGCGGTGCGCGAGGCGGTCTACCGCCGGTCGCTGCCGCTGGCCACCCGGACGCTGCAGATCGAGTTCTCCTCGCTCGGCGAGCTCGCCGGCCTGTCCGGAGCGGTGCACCTGGTCCTCGACGAGCTCTTCGCGCCGTCCAGGCTGGCCCAGTGGCTGCCGCGCAGCAGCCCGGCAGGGAACCCGGAGCTGGCCGCGGCATGA
- a CDS encoding ABC transporter substrate-binding protein — MTYPHLRQNRRRAAAIAVPLVAGMLLAACGSGDSGSSGGKEPQTITFSYGPANAQDTAYEQLAKDYEASHPGVTIKVNKISAETYGQTLQTQMAAGNGPDVMQINSGAGQPGTVGTLAKPGLLLELTDSSFKSNVPEAELVGYDYKGNLYGVPSSTQIMSVIYNDELAKQNNVTIDASTNLDDVISQCGAVAATGSSIFALAGSVPANTGIMTVEIASSTVYGPDPDWDQKRTDGKTTFAKTKGWQQALQAVVDLNKAGCFQNGAAGAGFADLTNASSSGKAFGFFAPSGAAKSIMDAAGGHVTLVALGAPSPADKNYLTISSDIGLAGNAKTKSPKLVEDFIKFSISKEEAKKFADAQGTIPIGGNLDAADLLPQYQPVADQLTNKDYRTFAVDEWTNPEVYNALGTGVTGLLTGQTTVDEVLKNMDAAWDNG, encoded by the coding sequence ATGACCTACCCGCACCTCCGGCAGAACCGGCGTCGCGCAGCCGCCATCGCCGTGCCGCTGGTCGCCGGCATGCTGCTGGCCGCCTGTGGTTCCGGCGATTCCGGCAGCAGCGGCGGCAAGGAGCCGCAGACGATCACGTTCTCCTACGGCCCGGCGAACGCTCAGGACACCGCGTACGAGCAGCTGGCCAAGGACTACGAGGCCTCCCACCCCGGCGTCACGATCAAGGTCAACAAGATCAGCGCCGAGACGTACGGCCAGACGCTGCAGACCCAGATGGCGGCGGGCAACGGCCCCGACGTCATGCAGATCAACTCCGGCGCGGGTCAGCCCGGCACGGTCGGCACGCTGGCCAAGCCCGGCCTGCTCCTCGAGCTGACCGACTCGAGCTTCAAGAGCAACGTCCCCGAGGCCGAGCTGGTCGGTTACGACTACAAGGGCAACCTCTACGGCGTGCCGAGCTCGACGCAGATCATGTCGGTGATCTACAACGACGAGCTCGCCAAGCAGAACAACGTCACCATCGACGCGAGCACCAATCTGGACGACGTGATCTCGCAGTGCGGCGCGGTGGCGGCCACCGGCAGCTCGATCTTCGCCCTCGCCGGGTCCGTCCCGGCGAACACCGGGATCATGACGGTCGAGATCGCGTCCTCGACCGTCTACGGCCCGGATCCCGACTGGGACCAGAAGCGGACCGACGGCAAGACCACCTTCGCCAAGACCAAGGGCTGGCAGCAGGCGCTGCAGGCGGTCGTCGACCTGAACAAGGCCGGTTGCTTCCAGAACGGCGCCGCCGGTGCCGGCTTCGCCGATCTGACCAACGCCTCCAGCTCCGGCAAGGCCTTCGGCTTCTTCGCGCCGAGCGGCGCGGCCAAGTCGATCATGGACGCTGCGGGCGGTCACGTGACCCTCGTCGCGCTGGGCGCGCCGTCCCCGGCCGACAAGAACTACCTGACGATCAGCTCCGACATCGGCCTGGCCGGCAACGCCAAGACGAAGAGCCCGAAGCTCGTCGAGGACTTCATCAAGTTCTCGATCTCGAAGGAGGAGGCGAAGAAGTTCGCCGACGCCCAGGGCACGATCCCGATCGGCGGCAACCTCGACGCGGCCGACCTGCTGCCGCAGTACCAGCCGGTCGCCGACCAGCTGACGAACAAGGACTACCGCACCTTCGCCGTGGACGAGTGGACCAACCCTGAGGTCTACAACGCCCTCGGCACCGGGGTCACCGGCCTGCTGACCGGCCAGACCACCGTCGACGAGGTGCTGAAGAACATGGACGCAGCCTGGGACAACGGCTGA
- a CDS encoding carbohydrate ABC transporter permease, with protein sequence MTAIQSPARPAEDGAVPTSGRRETRTKTYKMGYGRWWWALPAVVLMLALIYATTASGAFYAFTDWAGIGDYNFVGLDNFTKIFRTPELTGALVNTLILAFGFLILTNVLGLLFALALNRGLKSRFVLRTLLFMPVVIAPIAVSYIWKFIFAFNGPLNQTLGAIGLKSWQHDWLGDPDLALWCVMAVMIWQSVGFCMVIYLAGLATVPVELEEAAALDGAGVFTRFRHIIVPMIQPSIAIATTLMLIQGLRVFDQVLALTAGGPAGATQTLATEVYQQAFVFNNFGFGAALALVLSVLILIFTVIQQYATRDRL encoded by the coding sequence GTGACCGCCATCCAGAGCCCGGCGCGACCCGCGGAGGACGGCGCGGTCCCCACCTCGGGCCGCCGCGAGACCCGGACCAAGACCTACAAGATGGGCTACGGCCGCTGGTGGTGGGCGCTGCCGGCCGTCGTCCTCATGCTGGCGCTGATCTACGCCACCACCGCCAGCGGCGCGTTCTACGCGTTCACCGACTGGGCCGGCATCGGCGACTACAACTTCGTCGGGCTGGACAACTTCACGAAGATCTTCCGGACCCCGGAGCTGACCGGGGCGCTGGTCAACACGCTGATCCTGGCCTTCGGCTTCCTCATCCTCACCAACGTCCTCGGGCTGCTGTTCGCCCTGGCGCTCAACCGTGGGCTCAAGTCGCGGTTCGTGCTGCGGACCCTGCTGTTCATGCCGGTGGTCATCGCGCCGATCGCGGTCTCCTACATCTGGAAGTTCATCTTCGCGTTCAACGGCCCGCTCAACCAGACGCTCGGCGCGATCGGGCTCAAGAGCTGGCAGCACGACTGGCTCGGTGACCCGGACCTCGCGCTGTGGTGCGTGATGGCGGTGATGATCTGGCAGAGCGTCGGCTTCTGCATGGTCATCTACCTGGCCGGTCTGGCCACCGTGCCGGTCGAGCTGGAGGAGGCCGCCGCCCTCGACGGCGCCGGCGTCTTCACCCGCTTCCGCCACATCATCGTCCCGATGATCCAGCCCTCGATCGCGATCGCGACGACGCTGATGCTCATCCAGGGCCTGCGGGTGTTCGACCAGGTGCTGGCGCTGACCGCCGGCGGCCCGGCCGGGGCGACCCAGACCCTGGCGACCGAGGTCTACCAGCAGGCCTTCGTGTTCAACAACTTCGGCTTCGGCGCGGCACTGGCCCTCGTGCTCTCGGTGCTGATCCTGATCTTCACCGTCATCCAGCAGTACGCCACCCGCGACCGCCTGTAA
- a CDS encoding carbohydrate ABC transporter permease, with protein MFRYSKKTLVLEIVTILGAIVMLMPFYFLITTSLKTGPEVLSGSALALPTSPTFENFVTLLSPSSDASGAILNGLLYSLIITAGSIIGLVVLGSPAAYVLTRSTSRWSNRTYYLFLIAILLPTQLGIVPLYVEARNLGLTGSPWGMIVVYTGVLMPLSVFLYGGFFRRLPRDYEEAATVDGASRGKVFVRIVFPLMGPATGTVAILAGLIVWNDFFTALIFLNGSQYATLPVAMYSYVGGLVSQWNLIFAVVIISMVPILAFYFFAQKRFIQGYAGGLKG; from the coding sequence GTGTTCCGCTACTCCAAGAAGACGCTCGTCCTGGAGATCGTCACGATCCTCGGCGCGATCGTCATGCTGATGCCGTTCTACTTCCTGATCACCACATCGCTGAAGACCGGCCCGGAGGTGCTGTCGGGTTCCGCCCTGGCGCTCCCGACCAGCCCGACGTTCGAGAACTTCGTCACCCTGCTCTCGCCGTCCTCCGACGCGTCGGGGGCGATCCTCAACGGCCTGCTCTACAGCCTGATCATCACCGCCGGCAGCATCATCGGCCTGGTCGTCCTCGGCTCACCGGCCGCCTACGTGCTCACCCGCTCGACCAGCCGGTGGAGCAACCGCACCTACTACCTGTTCCTCATCGCCATCCTGCTGCCCACCCAGCTGGGCATCGTCCCGCTCTACGTCGAGGCCCGGAACCTCGGGCTCACCGGCAGCCCGTGGGGCATGATCGTCGTCTACACCGGCGTGCTCATGCCGCTGTCGGTGTTCCTCTACGGCGGCTTCTTCCGCCGGCTGCCCCGCGACTACGAGGAGGCCGCGACCGTCGACGGCGCCTCCCGCGGCAAGGTCTTCGTGCGGATCGTCTTCCCGCTCATGGGCCCGGCCACCGGCACCGTCGCGATCCTCGCCGGCCTCATCGTCTGGAACGACTTCTTCACCGCGCTGATCTTCCTGAACGGCTCGCAGTACGCGACGTTGCCGGTGGCCATGTACTCCTACGTCGGCGGCCTGGTCTCCCAGTGGAACCTCATCTTCGCCGTCGTGATCATCTCGATGGTCCCGATCCTGGCCTTCTACTTCTTCGCCCAGAAGCGGTTCATCCAGGGCTACGCCGGCGGGCTGAAGGGCTGA
- a CDS encoding C-glycoside deglycosidase beta subunit domain-containing protein, giving the protein MATGDTVLTDESLIARADGLGIALTVPWYRSLWLSSVSGIAVAVDGQAVPTESLQVELAGRTYSVAELPEQWDTLWFIQDRLVVVVPLDEPVAEGQDVDVEVTVDLRLPYMQIAPMTYVTNHAVNRRTLAAR; this is encoded by the coding sequence ATGGCCACCGGAGACACCGTCCTCACCGACGAGAGCCTGATCGCGCGCGCCGATGGGCTGGGCATCGCCCTCACCGTGCCCTGGTACCGCAGCCTCTGGCTGTCCAGCGTCAGCGGCATCGCCGTCGCCGTCGACGGTCAGGCGGTCCCCACCGAGAGCCTGCAGGTCGAGCTCGCCGGGCGGACCTACTCCGTGGCCGAGCTGCCGGAGCAGTGGGACACGCTGTGGTTCATCCAGGACCGGCTCGTGGTCGTGGTCCCGCTGGACGAGCCGGTCGCGGAGGGGCAGGACGTCGACGTCGAGGTGACCGTCGACCTCCGGCTGCCCTACATGCAGATCGCGCCGATGACCTACGTGACCAACCACGCCGTCAACCGGCGCACGCTCGCGGCCCGCTGA
- a CDS encoding sugar phosphate isomerase/epimerase family protein — protein sequence MTATAPSPTAAPAVDGAGITLGLTLYSLTSEWAAGRYDLPGLLDAVDQAGIGPGIEIVASQTLRTYPYVTDEFVRAWRDAFDRHGFVPSSFGANLDMGRRRDRDMTLDEEYEFTVAQFRSARALGFPLVRIQSAKPELIRRLMPVADELDLTLGWEIHAPLGPNSPKVVEIRELYDEIGSPRLGFVADFSSTMHAMAPTTLRKLARMGGLTTADLERLQSIWASDADINAQHGEFVEHLHARGIAPESLGSFARLAFNMHGHVDPREWADIMPQIVHVHAKFYDIDQAGDEPAIDYPELVRVFVEGGYSGFFSSEWEGHAFADLGEADPIDLVRKQHDLVRRSITAALAR from the coding sequence ATGACCGCCACCGCGCCCTCCCCCACCGCCGCGCCCGCCGTCGACGGCGCCGGCATCACGCTGGGGCTGACCCTCTACTCGCTGACCAGCGAGTGGGCCGCCGGCCGCTACGACCTGCCCGGCCTGCTCGACGCGGTCGACCAGGCCGGCATCGGCCCCGGCATCGAGATCGTCGCCTCGCAGACGCTGCGCACCTACCCCTACGTCACCGACGAGTTCGTGCGCGCGTGGCGGGACGCGTTCGACCGGCACGGGTTCGTGCCCAGCTCGTTCGGGGCCAACCTCGACATGGGCCGCCGCCGCGACCGCGACATGACCCTCGACGAGGAGTACGAGTTCACCGTCGCGCAGTTCCGCAGCGCACGGGCGCTCGGCTTTCCGCTGGTGCGCATCCAGAGCGCGAAGCCGGAGTTGATCCGCCGGCTGATGCCGGTCGCCGACGAGCTGGACCTCACCCTCGGCTGGGAGATCCACGCCCCGCTCGGCCCGAACTCGCCCAAGGTCGTCGAGATCCGCGAGCTCTACGACGAGATCGGCTCCCCCCGGCTCGGCTTCGTCGCCGACTTCAGCTCGACCATGCACGCCATGGCACCGACGACGCTGCGCAAGCTGGCGCGGATGGGCGGCCTGACGACGGCGGACCTCGAGCGGCTGCAGTCGATCTGGGCGTCGGACGCCGACATCAACGCCCAGCACGGCGAGTTCGTGGAGCACCTGCACGCGCGCGGCATCGCGCCGGAGAGCCTGGGCTCCTTCGCGCGGCTGGCGTTCAACATGCACGGGCACGTCGACCCCCGCGAGTGGGCCGACATCATGCCGCAGATCGTGCACGTGCACGCGAAGTTCTACGACATCGACCAGGCCGGCGACGAGCCCGCGATCGACTACCCGGAGCTGGTGCGGGTCTTCGTCGAGGGCGGGTACTCGGGGTTCTTCTCCAGCGAGTGGGAGGGGCACGCCTTCGCCGACCTCGGCGAGGCCGACCCGATCGACCTGGTCCGCAAGCAGCACGACCTCGTCCGCCGGTCGATCACCGCCGCACTCGCTCGGTGA
- a CDS encoding nucleoside hydrolase codes for MSPRLELRALCRVVVDNDFSGDPDGLLALAHHLLAPSNRVVLVTSSFLNRTLPGPHPTAADGAAVATELVEVVGGPVPLVLAGHDHAFDPADTDLSPAAAAIVEEARRDDPLPLYLVCGGPLTNVAAALRAAPDVAGRLTLLWIGGSLREGVFEYNRDTDPAAAEFVLGLPELAVHQFPLETYRRCAYSIAELEHDVGGAGRLGQWLWTHFTNPPDWVVLGGVWPQGDSPPLLVTALTDESSTYTETPAADGRGLRRVYTDLDFRLLMGDLLARLRLHERDRLPS; via the coding sequence GTGAGCCCGCGCCTCGAGCTGCGGGCGCTGTGCCGGGTCGTCGTCGACAACGACTTCTCCGGTGACCCGGACGGTCTGCTCGCGCTGGCGCACCACCTGCTGGCGCCGTCCAACCGGGTCGTGCTGGTCACGAGCTCGTTCCTCAACCGGACGCTGCCGGGGCCGCACCCGACCGCAGCCGACGGCGCGGCCGTGGCCACGGAGCTGGTCGAGGTCGTCGGGGGTCCGGTGCCGCTCGTCCTCGCCGGGCACGACCACGCGTTCGACCCCGCGGACACCGACCTCTCCCCCGCCGCTGCGGCGATCGTCGAGGAGGCGCGGCGGGACGACCCGCTGCCGCTGTACCTGGTCTGCGGCGGCCCGCTGACCAACGTCGCCGCGGCGCTCCGGGCGGCCCCGGACGTCGCCGGCCGGCTCACCCTGCTCTGGATCGGCGGGTCGCTGCGCGAGGGCGTCTTCGAGTACAACCGGGACACCGACCCGGCCGCGGCGGAGTTCGTGCTCGGCCTGCCCGAGCTGGCCGTCCACCAGTTCCCGCTGGAGACCTATCGGCGCTGCGCGTACTCGATCGCCGAGCTGGAGCACGACGTCGGCGGCGCCGGCCGGCTCGGCCAGTGGCTCTGGACGCACTTCACCAACCCGCCGGACTGGGTCGTGCTCGGCGGCGTGTGGCCGCAGGGCGACAGCCCGCCGCTGCTGGTCACCGCGCTCACCGACGAGTCGAGCACGTACACCGAGACACCGGCCGCGGACGGGCGCGGCCTGCGGCGGGTGTACACCGACCTCGACTTCCGGCTCCTCATGGGTGACCTGCTGGCGCGGCTGCGCCTGCACGAGCGCGACCGCCTGCCGAGCTGA
- a CDS encoding mycofactocin-coupled SDR family oxidoreductase has protein sequence MTGRLRTGRLAGKVAFVTGAARGQGRSHCVRMAAEGADVVAFDLCGPVERRDYIRPSTPDDLEETARLVEKAGGRIVRVQGDVRSADDLARARDAGIQEFGGIDVVVANAGTGGAGKLTHELDEAEWAVTLGINLTGVWLTAKTFLPHLVERGGGSLVLIGSAAAVKAVPHLVDYVCAKAGVVALTKVLANEYGPHGVRANCVCPGNVATDLVVNDEVLRMFRPDLDRPTVDDAAPVLSSMVPLAGQPLLQPGDVSEAVLWLASDEARWVTGAVLAVDMGMTSL, from the coding sequence GTGACGGGCCGGCTCCGCACGGGCCGTCTCGCCGGCAAGGTCGCCTTCGTCACCGGCGCGGCGCGCGGCCAGGGACGCAGCCACTGCGTCCGCATGGCGGCCGAGGGCGCCGACGTCGTGGCCTTCGACCTCTGCGGGCCGGTGGAGCGCCGCGACTACATCCGGCCGTCGACCCCCGACGACCTGGAGGAGACCGCCCGGCTGGTGGAGAAAGCCGGCGGCCGCATCGTGAGAGTGCAGGGCGACGTCCGGTCCGCCGACGACCTCGCCCGGGCGCGGGATGCCGGGATCCAGGAGTTCGGCGGGATCGACGTCGTCGTCGCCAACGCCGGAACCGGCGGGGCCGGAAAGCTGACGCACGAGCTCGACGAGGCCGAGTGGGCCGTCACGCTCGGGATCAACCTCACCGGCGTCTGGCTGACCGCGAAGACCTTCCTACCGCACCTGGTCGAACGCGGCGGCGGCTCCCTGGTCCTCATCGGCTCGGCGGCCGCGGTCAAGGCGGTCCCACACCTCGTCGACTACGTCTGCGCCAAGGCCGGTGTCGTCGCGCTCACCAAGGTGCTGGCCAACGAGTACGGGCCGCACGGCGTCCGGGCCAACTGCGTGTGCCCCGGCAACGTGGCCACCGATCTGGTCGTCAACGACGAGGTCCTGCGCATGTTCCGGCCCGACCTCGACCGCCCGACCGTGGACGACGCCGCGCCGGTCCTCTCGTCGATGGTGCCCCTGGCCGGCCAGCCGCTGCTGCAGCCCGGGGACGTCTCCGAGGCGGTGCTGTGGCTGGCCTCGGACGAGGCGCGCTGGGTCACCGGCGCCGTCCTCGCCGTCGACATGGGGATGACCTCGCTCTGA
- a CDS encoding C-glycoside deglycosidase beta subunit domain-containing protein — translation MLEYGLIQTRGFTNVIENGRVTGFSVLLRMPNYRGAWGSLIDGADVTVDGKAFPRESVRWTLGGRTFTLDELQASTGVHWDLDAPAVVTVPLDGGLSAGVHEVAVTVLLRSPYIPAFALPLRFEDRRTCTIVPTGIGDDAGFRYGVSVYSLTGDINTVMTLEDAMADIADLGGSGVELLTQGIPGYPEPSAAWIDEWHRLCETYRLVPTNISSWVDNQMWRDRDLTVEEAAAQLERDLRLAHRLGFGYLRPKFGVISPELDPHPTWRETVLRNLDLAAELDVVLNPEIHSPTPIQHPVTQNYVRFIEETGTEHVKLLIDTGIFQTELVTDGHPGFDEDEVPAFLRPLKTPMSDLAEVLPHVGFVQSKFFEIDDQLHDLHVPWADILRTLHDGGWSGWLSSEYEGRREPYRGREQLRRHHALLRTLAADLDRTAR, via the coding sequence ATGCTCGAGTACGGCCTGATCCAGACCCGCGGCTTCACCAATGTCATCGAGAACGGACGCGTCACCGGCTTCTCCGTCCTGCTGCGGATGCCGAACTACCGCGGCGCCTGGGGCAGCCTGATCGACGGCGCCGACGTCACCGTCGACGGGAAGGCATTCCCGCGCGAGTCGGTCCGCTGGACCCTCGGGGGGCGCACGTTCACCCTCGACGAGCTCCAGGCCTCGACCGGCGTCCACTGGGACCTCGATGCACCGGCCGTCGTCACGGTGCCGCTGGACGGTGGTCTCTCCGCGGGCGTGCACGAGGTAGCGGTGACCGTCCTGCTGCGCTCGCCGTACATCCCCGCCTTCGCCCTCCCCCTGAGGTTCGAGGACCGGCGGACGTGCACGATCGTGCCCACCGGGATCGGGGACGACGCCGGCTTCCGATACGGCGTGTCCGTCTACAGCCTCACGGGCGACATCAACACCGTGATGACGCTGGAGGACGCGATGGCCGACATCGCCGACCTGGGCGGCAGCGGCGTCGAGCTGCTCACCCAGGGCATCCCCGGCTACCCGGAGCCTTCAGCCGCGTGGATCGACGAGTGGCACCGACTGTGCGAGACCTACCGGCTGGTCCCCACCAACATCTCCTCCTGGGTCGACAACCAGATGTGGCGCGACCGCGACCTCACGGTCGAGGAGGCGGCCGCGCAGCTGGAGCGCGACCTGCGGCTGGCCCACCGGCTCGGATTCGGCTACCTCCGGCCCAAGTTCGGGGTCATCTCCCCGGAGCTCGACCCGCACCCGACCTGGCGGGAGACGGTGCTGCGCAACCTGGACCTCGCAGCGGAGCTCGACGTCGTCCTCAACCCGGAGATCCACAGCCCCACGCCGATCCAGCACCCGGTGACCCAGAACTACGTCCGGTTCATCGAGGAGACCGGCACCGAGCACGTCAAGCTGCTCATCGACACCGGCATCTTCCAGACCGAGCTGGTCACCGACGGCCACCCCGGCTTCGACGAGGACGAGGTGCCGGCGTTCCTGCGCCCGCTGAAGACGCCGATGAGCGACCTCGCCGAGGTGCTGCCCCACGTCGGATTCGTCCAGAGCAAGTTCTTCGAGATCGACGACCAGCTCCACGACCTGCACGTCCCGTGGGCCGACATCCTCCGGACGCTGCACGACGGCGGCTGGAGCGGCTGGCTGTCCAGCGAGTACGAGGGCCGCCGCGAGCCCTACCGGGGCCGCGAGCAGCTGCGCCGCCACCACGCCCTGCTGCGCACCCTCGCGGCCGACCTCGACCGGACCGCGCGGTGA
- a CDS encoding multidrug effflux MFS transporter: protein MNARTVLVLALLAAISPLATGMYLAAFPAMADDLSTDAASVQLTMTTFLAGLAAGQLVLGPISDRIGRRTPLLAGTATCVLASALCAVAPTIGVLIAARFVQGFAGAAGIVLGRAIVADRVRGSAAARTFSVLMTLGALAPVVAPLLGGALLGPVGWRGVFAVLTGLTVLMLLGAFFLLPESLPWARRAGRRADGTARAVLTDRDYLGHAVAFVFSYGTLLAYVSASPFVLQVVFGLSPGWYSVVFAANACGLTVASLANARLVGRFGARRLLGIGLGWQLGTAVVLLVLTLTGAPALPAVLVLLWSSVTALGLIMGNATSLALARVPAGAGTGSAVLGAAQFGLAAAVAPLVGLGGDDTAVPMAIAMVVTATVAAAAGWRARRRAPSPSTPVPLLKGPDPCSSTA, encoded by the coding sequence GTGAACGCGAGGACCGTGCTGGTCCTCGCCCTGCTCGCGGCGATCTCACCGCTGGCCACCGGGATGTACCTGGCCGCCTTCCCCGCGATGGCCGACGACCTGTCGACCGACGCGGCGTCGGTGCAGCTGACGATGACCACCTTCCTGGCCGGTCTGGCCGCCGGGCAGCTCGTCCTGGGCCCGATCTCCGACCGGATCGGACGGCGGACCCCGCTCCTCGCCGGCACGGCCACGTGCGTGCTCGCATCCGCGCTGTGCGCCGTCGCACCGACCATCGGCGTGCTGATCGCCGCCCGGTTCGTGCAGGGCTTCGCCGGCGCGGCCGGCATCGTGCTGGGCCGGGCGATCGTCGCCGACCGGGTCCGCGGATCCGCCGCGGCGCGGACCTTCTCCGTGCTGATGACCCTGGGCGCGCTCGCCCCGGTGGTGGCGCCGCTGCTCGGCGGGGCACTGCTCGGCCCGGTCGGCTGGCGCGGGGTCTTCGCCGTGCTCACCGGTCTCACGGTCCTGATGCTGCTGGGGGCGTTCTTCCTGCTGCCGGAGAGCCTGCCGTGGGCGCGGCGGGCGGGACGGCGCGCGGACGGCACGGCGCGCGCGGTGCTCACCGACCGCGACTACCTCGGGCACGCCGTCGCCTTCGTGTTCTCCTACGGAACCCTGCTGGCCTACGTCTCGGCGTCGCCCTTCGTCCTGCAGGTCGTGTTCGGGCTCTCGCCGGGCTGGTACTCCGTCGTGTTCGCCGCCAACGCCTGCGGACTCACGGTCGCCAGCCTGGCCAACGCGCGCCTCGTCGGCCGGTTCGGCGCGCGGCGGTTGCTCGGCATCGGGCTCGGCTGGCAGCTCGGTACGGCCGTGGTCCTGCTGGTCCTGACCCTCACGGGCGCGCCGGCTCTCCCGGCGGTGCTCGTGCTGCTGTGGTCGTCGGTGACGGCTCTCGGCCTGATCATGGGCAATGCCACCTCGCTCGCCCTCGCCCGGGTACCGGCCGGCGCCGGCACCGGGTCGGCGGTCCTCGGCGCCGCACAGTTCGGGCTCGCGGCGGCGGTCGCTCCGCTGGTGGGTCTGGGCGGCGACGACACGGCGGTGCCGATGGCCATCGCGATGGTGGTCACGGCCACCGTCGCCGCGGCCGCCGGGTGGCGTGCCCGACGCCGCGCTCCATCTCCCTCGACGCCGGTCCCACTCCTGAAAGGTCCTGACCCATGCTCGAGTACGGCCTGA